Proteins encoded within one genomic window of Platichthys flesus chromosome 13, fPlaFle2.1, whole genome shotgun sequence:
- the scn1laa gene encoding sodium channel, voltage-gated, type I-like, alpha isoform X3, protein MAQLLVPPGPDSFRPFTRESLKAIEGRIAEEKAKKPKGEKRKRKDENGLKASGDLEAGKCLPILYRDIPKGMVSTPLEDLDPYYANQRTFIVLNRGKKIYRLNAAPALYLLSPFNLLRRISIKILVHSLFNVMIMCTIITNCVFMTLTRQPEWTKNVEWTFTGIYTFEFVVKVLALGFCLGKFTFLRDPWNWLDFTVIVMAYVTEFVDLGNLSVLRTFRVLRALKAISVIPGLKTIVGALFQSVKKLSDVMILTVFCLSVFALIGLQLFMGLLKQKCVRIYLNDTLDNSTEPYNMTAHLNNASNYYYLHGKRDPLLCGNGSEAGQCPEGYECLKVGENPDYGYTSFDSFGWAFLSLFRLMTQDYWENLYQQTLRASGKPYMMFFVLVIFLGSFYLINLILAVVAMAYEEQSQATIKEAKEKEEEYKAMMEQLKQQQDEAAIIASAENGEGSDKADGTASSSDLSKLSSKSAKERRNRRKKRKEEEGKDAEEKLPKSESQDSIKKGRCRFSVEANLLDYDMKFSSAHQSFLSFRGPLFSPRRNSRTSVFSFRSQAQDVSSENEFADDESSIFEDDLSQRGSLFLPRRFDRRSSSMSQCSFLSHRLFPPSGIKRSSVDCNGVVTLVGGNSLPSSPVALRLPKADTTDTVYSQATRGPNQDFMDFPDGPEARQRAHSTVSVITSTMEELEESRQKCPPCWYKFANIFLIWECCPFWLEIKKLVKLIVMDPFVDLAITICIVLNTLFMAMEHYPMTDEFSDMLIVGNKVFTGIFTAEMVVKIIALDPYNYFQKGWNIFDGIIVTASLMEVCLANVVGMSVLRSFRLLRVFKLAKSWPTLNKLIKIIGNSVGALGNLTLVLAIIVFIFAVVGMQLFGKSYKDCVCKISADCTLPRWHMSDFFHSFLIVFRVLCGEWIETMWDCMEVAGKTKCLVVYMMVMVIGNLVVLNLFLALLLSSFSADNLAAQEVVGEVNNLQIAIDRIHRGIAFAKSMLQSSCNSICLRDKKKAKSEDKPLDELHKPMGPNGVPNHTIKDFPKNGNGDVTGVDKNGDKYIVSSRSDDSIMSFINNPSLTVTVPIAVGESDFEFLNTEDISTASSEPAGCPVIVEDDGQLSISEGSTVDGFGAGEGECLDSDLQECMDPDGCFPEVCVKRFKCCQVKVDVGWWKVWWTLRKTCYRIVEHNWFESFIIFMILLSSGALAFEDVYIEKKKTIKTMLEFADKIFTYIFILEMLLKWVAYGFAKYFTNAWCWLDFLIVDVSLVSMVANLMGYSDFDAIKSLRTLRALRPLRALSRFEGMRVVVNALLGAIPSIFNVLLVCLIFWLIFSIMGVNLFAGKYYHCVNRTSNKRFPSSIVNNESDCKTLGEEARWKNVKINFDNVGMGYLALLQVATFKGWMDIMFAAVDSRSKAGEQPEYEHNMHMYLYFVVFIIFGAFFALNLFIGVIIDNFNQQKKKFGGQDIFMTEEQKKYYNAMKKLGSKKPQKPIPRPSSKIQGFVFDFTTKQAFDIVIMVLISLNMVTMMVETEDQSEEKKIILGKINIVFICIFSGECLLKMISLRHYFFTNGWNIFDFIVVILSIIGCFLADIIEKYFVSPTLFRVIRLARIGRVLRLIKSAKGIRTLLFALMMSLPALFNIGLLLFLVMFIYAIFGMSNFAYVKRESGIDDLFNFETFGNSMICLFQITTSAGWDGLLAPMLNKNKDDCNETMEHPGSNVKGNCGNPAVGITFFVSYIIICFLIVVNMYIAVILENFGVATEESTDPLSEDDFEMFYEVWERFDPHVSQFMEYRMLSDFADDLDPPLRIAKPNKLELMSMDLPMVSGERIHCLDILFAFTKRVLGEGGEMDILRGQMEERFMASNPSKVSYEPITTTLRRKHEEVSAVVIQRAYRLYAKNNPAGDLSDAPGDDIQKSDTLIDNEEVITDQLKRKSGTDKGELGPSSASQLSCDGVTTNGNNKYEKDKSEKEVEGKDVQEKDK, encoded by the exons ATGGCACAGCTGCTTGTACCGCCAGGTCCAGACAGCTTCCGCCCCTTCACCCGCGAGTCCCTCAAAGCCATTGAGGGACGGATTGCGGAGGAGAAAGCCAAGAAGCCCAAGGGCGAAAAGAGAAAACGCAAAGATGAGAACGGGCTCAAGGCCAGCGGCGACCTGGAGGCCGGCAAATGTCTCCCTATTCTGTATCGGGACATTCCTAAAGGCATGGTGTCGACTCCACTGGAGGACCTGGATCCATACTATGCTAATCAGAGA aCCTTCATAGTATtaaacagaggaaagaaaatctaCCGCTTAAACGCCGCACCTGCCTTGTACCTCCTGAGCCCTTTCAACCTTCTTAGAAGAATATCAATCAAGATCTTGGTACACTC ATTGTTCAACGTGATGATCATGTGCACCATCATCACCAACTGTGTATTTATGACGTTGACCAGACAGCCTGAGTGGACAAAGAATGTGGA GTGGACGTTCACTGGCATCTATACCTTTGAGTTTGTCGTTAAAGTTTTAGCCCTAGGCTTCTGTTTAGGAAAGTTCACGTTTCTAAGAGATCCATGGAACTGGTTGGATTTCACTGTCATTGTTATGGC GTATGTAACAGAGTTTGTGGACCTGGGCAATTTATCAGTTCTTCGCACGTTCAGAGTGCTCAGAGCTCTCAAAGCTATTTCAGTTATCCCAG GCCTGAAGACCATTGTTGGTGCGTTGTTCCAGTCCGTGAAGAAGCTTTCCGACGTGATGATCCTTACCGTCTTCTGCCTGAGCGTCTTCGCCCTCATAGGGTTGCAGTTGTTCATGGGTCTCTTAAAGCAAAAGTGTGTCCGGATTTACTTAAACGACACATTGGACAACTCGACAGAACCGtacaacatgacagctcaccTGAATAATGCCA gtaattattattatcttcaTGGCAAGAGAGATCCACTGCTTTGTGGAAATGGCAGTGAAGCTGG GCAGTGTCCGGAGGGTTACGAATGCCTGAAAGTGGGAGAGAACCCAGACTATGGCTACACCAGTTTTGACTCTTTTGGTTGGGCCTTCCTCTCACTGTTCAGACTGATGACACAAGATTACTGGGAAAACCTTTATCAACAG aCTCTGCGTGCATCAGGGAAGCCCTACATGATGTTTTTTGTGCTGGTGATATTCCTCGGCTCCTTCTACCTGATCAACCTGATCTTGGCTGTAGTGGCCATGGCCTATGAGGAGCAGAGCCAGGCCACCATCAAGGAGGccaaggagaaggaggaggagtacaAGGCCATGATGGAGCAgctgaaacagcagcaggac GAAGCAGCAATCATAGCTTCTGCTGAGAACGGGGAGGGCAGCGACAAAGCTGACGGCACTGCGAGCTCATCCGATTTATCCAAGCTCAGTTCCAAAAGTGCCAAAGAGAGACGCAACAGGcggaagaaaagaaaggaggaggagggcaaagACGCCGAAGAGAAACTTCCTAAGTCGGAGTCGCAGGACAGTATAAAGAAGGGTCGCTGCCGTTTCTCCGTGGAGGCAAACCTGCTCGACTATGATATGAAGTTTTCGTCCGCACATCAG TCCTTTCTGAGTTTCCGTGGACCCCTCTTCTCACCCAGACGGAACAGCAGGACCAGCGTTTTCAGTTTCCGAAGCCAAGCGCAGGACGTGAGCTCCGAGAACGAGTTTGCCGATGACGAGAGCAGTATTTTTGAGGACGACCTTAGTCAAAGAGGCTCTTTATTCCTTCCGCGGAGGTTTGATCGGCGCAGCAGCAGTATGAGTCAATGCAGCTTCTTGTCGCATCGCCTGTTTCCACCAAGCGGGATCAAGCGCAGCTCAGTAGACTGCAACGGGGTGGTGACTCTAGTGGGCGGGAATTCGCTCCCGTCATCACCTGTTGCGCTTCGTCTGCCTAAA GCTGACACCACTGACACAGTGTACAGCCAGGCCACTAGGGGACCAAACCAGGACTTTATGGACTTCCCTGATGGCCCAGAAGCCAGGCAGAGAGCCCATAGTACAGTCAGTGTCATAACCAGCACCATGGAGG AGCTTGAAGAGTCCAGGCAGAAGTGTCCTCCTTGCTGGTACAAATTTGCCAACATCTTCCTCATCTGGGAATGTTGTCCATTCTGGCTAGAGATCAAGAAGTTGGTTAAATTAATTGTCATGGACCCATTTGTAGACCTTGCCATCACCATCTGCATTGTACTCAACACATTGTTCATGGCCATGGAGCATTATCCAATGACCGATGAGTTTTCCGATATGCTGATTGTGGGCAACAAG gtattCACTGGTATCTTCACTGCGGAAATGGTCGTCAAGATCATTGCGTTGGACCCATACAATTACTTCCAGAAAGGGTGGAATATCTTTGACGGAATTATTGTCACTGCAAGCTTGATGGAGGTGTGTTTGGCAAATGTGGTTGGAATGTCGGTTCTGAGGTCCTTCAGACTG ctGAGAGTGTTCAAGTTGGCTAAATCATGGCCCACTCTCAACAAACTGATCAAAATAATTGGTAACTCAGTGGGGGCTCTGGGCAACCTGACCCTGGTACTGGCCATTATCGTCTTCATCTTTGCCGTGGTGGGCATGCAGCTGTTTGGAAAAAGCTACAAGGACTGTGTGTGTAAAATCTCTGCCGACTGCACTCTGCCCCGTTGGCACATGAGCGACTTCTTCCATTCATTCCTCATTGTGTTCCGAGTGCTTTGTGGAGAGTGGATAGAGACCATGTGGGACTGTATGGAGGTGGCTGGGAAGACCAAGTGCTTGGTTGTCTACATGATGGTCATGGTTATTGGAAACCTGGTG GTGTTGAATCTGTtcctggctctgctgctgagctcatTCAGTGCCGACAACCTGGCAGCACAGGAAGTTGTCGGCGAGGTCAACAATTTGCAGATTGCAATTGATCGGATTCACAGGGGCATAGCCTTCGCCAAGTCCATGCTCCAGAGCAGCTGCAACAGCATCTGTCTCAGGGATAAGAAGAAAGCGAAGAGTGAGGACAAACCTCTGGATGAGCTCCACAAACCAATGGGGCCGAACGGCGTCCCCAACCACACCATCAAAGACTTCCCTAAGAATGGCAACGGGGACGTGACTGGGGTGGACAAAAATGGAGACAAGTACATCGTCAGCAGCAGGAGCGATGATTCTATAATGTCTTTCATCAACAATCCTAGTCTGACCGTCACTGTCCCCATCGCTGTGGGCGAGTCTGACTTTGAATTCCTCAACACGGAGGACATCAGCACTGCCTCGTCTGAACCGGCAGGATGCCCTGTG ATCGTAGAGGACGACGGGCAGCTCAGCATCTCCGAGGGCAGCACCGTGGACGGCTTTGGGGCTGGGGAGGGAGAGTGTCTTGACTCCGACCTTCAGGAATGTATGGATCCTGATGGCTGCTTTCCTGAAG TCTGTGTGAAGAGGTTCAAGTGTTGTCAGGTGAAAGTGGACGTGGGCTGGTGGAAGGTGTGGTGGACGCTAAGAAAGACCTGTTACCGGATAGTGGAGCACAACTGGTTTGAGagcttcatcatcttcatgatCCTGCTCAGCAGTGGAGCTCTG GCGTTTGAAGATGTCTACattgagaagaagaagaccatTAAAACCATGTTGGAGTTTGCAGACAAAATCTTCACCTACATCTTCATTCTTGAGATGCTGTTGAAGTGGGTGGCATATGGCTTTGCCAAATACTTCACCAATGCCTGGTGCTGGCTGGACTTCCTCATTGTGGAC GTGTCACTGGTCAGCATGGTGGCCAACCTCATGGGATATTCTGACTTCGATGCAATCAAGTCTCTGAGAACCCTGCGAGCATTGAGGCCCCTAAGAGCATTGTCACGATTCGAGGGCATGCGG GTGGTGGTCAATGCCCTGCTGGGAGCCATCCCTTCCATCTTCAACGTGCTGCTGGTATGTCTCATATTTTGGCTCATCTTCAGCATCATGGGAGTCAACCTGTTTGCGGGGAAGTACTACCATTGTGTCAACAGAACCTCGAATAAGCGTTTCCCTTCATCGATTGTGAATAACGAGTCCGATTGTAAGACCCTCGGCGAAGAGGCTCGCTGGAAGAATGTCAAAATCAACTTTGACAATGTTGGTATGGGTTACCTCGCCCTGCTGCAAGTA GCTACATTTAAGGGCTGGATGGATATCATGTTTGCTGCTGTGGACTCTCGATCCAAG GCAGGGGAACAACCTGAGTATGAGCACAACATGCATATGTACCTGTACTTTGTTGTCTTCATCATCTTTGGAGCCTTCTTCGCACTCAATCTCTTCATTGGTGTCATCATAGACAATTTCaatcagcaaaagaaaaag TTTGGAGGTCAGGACATCTTCATGACTGAAGAACAGAAGAAATACTACAATGCCATGAAAAAGCTGGGCTCAAAGAAGCCACAAAAGCCTATTCCTAGACCATCG AGCAAGATTCAAGGATTCGTCTTTGACTTCACCACAAAACAAGCTTTCGATATCGTGATCATGGTTCTAATATCGCTCAATATGGTGACCATGATGGTGGAAACTGAGGACCagtcagaggaaaagaaaatcattcTCGGAAAAATTAATATTGTCTTTATTTGCATCTTCAGTGGAGAATGTTTGTTGAAGATGATCTCTCTCCGTCATTACTTTTTCACAAATGGTTGgaatatatttgatttcatcGTGGTCATCCTTTCAATCATTG GTTGCTTCCTCGCCGATATTATAGAGAAGTATTTTGTTTCGCCAACCTTGTTCAGAGTCATCCGGTTGGCTCGCATTGGGCGTGTCCTCCGCCTTATTAAAAGCGCCAAAGGAATCCGCACACTCTTGTTTGCcttgatgatgtcacttcctgccttgTTCAACATCGGTCTCCTGCTCTTCCTGGTGATGTTTATCTACGCCATCTTCGGCATGTCGAACTTTGCTTACGTCAAGAGAGAGTCAGGCATTGACGACCTTTTCAATTTTGAGACGTTTGGCAACAGCATGATCTGCCTGTTCCAGATCACCACGTCAGCGGGGTGGGACGGCCTACTCGCTCCCAtgctcaacaaaaacaaagatgattGTAATGAAACCATGGAGCATCCTGGCAGCAATGTTAAAGGAAACTGCGGAAATCCTGCTGTGGGGATTACTTTCTTCGTGAGCTACATCATAATCTGTTTCTTGATTGTGGTGAACATGTACATTGCTGTCATCCTGGAAAACTTCGGCGTGGCCACCGAGGAGAGTACGGACCCACTGAGCGAGGATGATTTTGAAATGTTCTATGAGGTGTGGGAAAGGTTTGATCCTCATGTGTCACAGTTCATGGAGTACAGGATGCTGTCCGACTTCGCCGACGACCTGGACCCGCCGCTGCGCATAGCCAAGCCTAACAAGCTCGAGCTGATGTCCATGGATCTACCCATGGTGAGCGGCGAACGCATCCACTGCCTGGACATCCTGTTTGCATTCACAAAACGTGTTCTCGGTGAGGGTGGGGAGATGGATATCCTGAGGGGGCAGATGGAGGAGCGCTTCATGGCCTCCAATCCCTCCAAAGTGTCCTACGAACCCATCACCACCACTCTCCGCCGCAAGCACGAGGAAGTGTCTGCCGTCGTCATCCAGAGGGCGTATAGACTGTATGCAAAGAACAATCCTGCCGGTGATCTCTCTGACGCACCCGGTGATGACATTCAAAAGAGTGACACGCTCATTGACAATGAGGAGGTCATCACAGACCaactgaaaagaaaatctgGCACTGATAAAGGCGAACTAGGCCCGTCGTCTGCCTCTCAACTGTCGTGCGACGGCGTGACGACAAACGGGaacaacaaatatgaaaagGACAAAAGCGAAAAGGAGGTCGAAGGCAAAGATGTCCAAGAGAAAGATAAATGA